From Thalassotalea psychrophila:
GGCGCAAAGCCTAATGCTCTCCCTACTAACCTAGCTTTACCAGGCAAGCCAGCTAAGTCAGCAATTTGACCATAACTGGCAACCCTACCTTTAGGAATACAAAGCACTGTTTGCCAGATTTTTTGATAGTTAATATTAACTGGTTTTGTTGACTCTAAAGACACGAATCCTACTTTACTTCTAATATTAATAAACGGTTTTGCTTATCTGCACCATCTTCACTAGCGTAGCGTACTATTAACTCAGCCTTACCATCTAAATTTAAGTCATCACTGGTTATTAATGCACCGTTGTTAGGTAAGCGAATATCTAGTATTTGTGAGTGTTTATTTAAGATATTGCCTTTTTTCAAGCCAGGGAATATTTTCAGCTGATTTTCATCTTCAGATAAAATCAGCTCTTTCGCGCCATCACCATCAAGGTCGGCTAATTTAATAACCGGAGCACCGCTTTTCCCTGAAGACAGACTAAATTTCATCTGAACTTGTTCACTAATGCGTTGCTGATAACGTTGTTTAGAATCAAGTGCAAAAATAAGAACATCTTGATCAACACTGCCGGTAAGCAAAGCACCGATAATTTGTGAAACAGATATATCAAATGATGATGCCATCACTTCATGACGATCATCGTTATTCAAATCGACAAAATCTAACTGCGCTAACGTACCTTCAGATTTAATCGAAGTATCAGCCTTACTTAAATAAGTTAATTTTCCAGAATCATCTCTCCCGAGATATACTTCATAATCATTGCTCTTATCTAATACTCCAGAGCTTTGGGTAAAGCGGACAATAAGATCCGGGATTGCATCATTATTAATGTCTTTAAGCGTATCAACCGAGCGGTGAGCGAAGTCACTTTGATCTAAATTTTTACCATCAGCGCCTCTTGAATCCCACCAATTAGTCGAGGTGATATTTTCGTTAACCGAAATTGATGTCGGCTCAGTTACAAACTGACCCAAGTTATTTTGAGTAAACGTTAACAACTCGCCATTGCCAGCAATGACAATGTCTTTATGTTGATCAAAATTAGTATCAATTAAATAATATGGTTTTTCGGTATAGCTTACGCTGCCATCAAATATTTCAACGGTTGGATTAATAGGTAAATTTTGTTTAATAAAGCTATCATTACCTTGGTTTAAATAAATATTTAAGTTGCGAAAATCAGATAAGATCACATCACTTAAGCCATCATTATTTAAATCAGTTACAAAGTTAGCTTGTTTTAAATAATCAGCATTTTGATTAACGTAAATAGAGCTGACATTAACTAAATCAATAAAAGGTTGTTTAAGACTAGGATCAAATAGAACAACTTTATCACTGGCAAGGAAATATAGAGATTGCTCTCCTACAGTGTTTTCATCACTGACATCAAAACTAAAATAAGAATTTGATAACTCAACATTTAACGCGAGTTTATATTGCTGTTCCTTATCATCAAACGCAAACAACGCTAGCTGCGGGGTACTATCCTTTTCACCAATTAAAATAATCTCTTTACCAGCGTTTGCTAACAAATTGGCACGAATAGGCTCTTGGCTTATGTTAAATGGCGCAGTTAATTGAAAATGCGAAAAATCATAAAAATCTCTAGCAGATGCCGTTGATGCAAATGCCATACTAGTTAAAGCTAGAATACTTAATATATAGCTGTGAAAACTTTTGTTTGTCATTGTAATTACCATGGTAAAACGTCACCATTTGAATGATAAAACACACCTGAATTTTCCATCGATAAATTATCAATCAAACCGACTAATCGTTGTGCAGCTTCACTTGCTGAGATATCACCACCGTGATTAACCATATCAGTTTGAACGTAGCCAGGATGGTAAATTCCAACCGCTATATCTTTGTCTTCTAGGTCTTTAGCCAGTGATACTGCAGCAATATTAAGTGCTGCTTTACTCATTCTATAGCCATAGCGACCACCGGATGTATTGTCGGCTATTGATCCCATTCTCGATGTGACTAAACCAATCTTGCTTGCAGCATGCAAATTACCTTGCAGCTTTTGGCACACTTGAATAGGAGCTAAAGCATTTACTAAAAACTGCTCAGTTATAGTTTGAGTATTAAAATCAGATAAAGTTTCATCACGTAAAATACCCGCATTATTAATTAGAATGTCGATGCTTAAATTAGCTAATGCTTGAACCATGTTATCTAAACCTTGCTCTGTAGCAACATCAACGTCTTCTATTACTCTGACACCTAAATTATTAAGCTGAGGGGAACTCTGTCTGCAAAGTGCAATAACATGTTCACCACGAGATTTATAAAGATTTGCAAAAGCAAAACCTATGCCGCGGTTTGCACCGGTAATTACCACTGTTTTAGACATGTTCAACCCTTAAATGAAATTGTGTGTACTGATATAAACAACAGTATGTCTAAACTTTAACTTAAAATCACAGCTAATTTGTAATAAGTTATTAACATATCCACTTTAGGTAAAAACAAACATGAGCAATTTACCAACGTTAAAATCAGACTATTCAGTCAAAACACTATTCACTCAAAGATTAGAACTTAGGCCTGCGATAGCTGAAGATAGACAATTTATTATTACTCTGGAAAAAGATCCAGATCTTATGTTACATGTAAAGGAGGTACTTAGTGATGAAGAAGCTGAGCAGTTTTTTAAATCTATTTTACTACCTTGGCAAGCTAAAGATATGGAATGGACCATGCTTATTGCTGTCGATAAATCCACAAAACAAAAAATTGGATGTTTTTCTTTAAGGTTTGTTCATGAGCATAGCTTAAACGCTGAAATCGGTTTTTTAATATCCCCTAACAATCAAAATAAAGGCTACGCCAGTGAAGGTGCAATGGCTGTTAAAGAGTTTTTGTTTAATGATATTGGAATGCGCAGAGTTTGTGCATTTTGTAATACTGGCAATATTGGTAGTTGGAAGGTTATGGAAACCATAGGATTGCAACGTGAAGGATTAATGCGCCAAGAATACCGAATAAATGATGTATGGCATGATACTTATGTGTATGGGGAAATACGTGATGCAGCAATTTCCAAACTATAAAAAGTATACCGTCATTGCGGCGAAGGCCGCAACCTCCTGAAGCATGATGTTGATATAAAAAATAGCTAATTGCTCTAATGCCAGTAGATATCTCATTGTTG
This genomic window contains:
- a CDS encoding FG-GAP repeat domain-containing protein, with the translated sequence MTNKSFHSYILSILALTSMAFASTASARDFYDFSHFQLTAPFNISQEPIRANLLANAGKEIILIGEKDSTPQLALFAFDDKEQQYKLALNVELSNSYFSFDVSDENTVGEQSLYFLASDKVVLFDPSLKQPFIDLVNVSSIYVNQNADYLKQANFVTDLNNDGLSDVILSDFRNLNIYLNQGNDSFIKQNLPINPTVEIFDGSVSYTEKPYYLIDTNFDQHKDIVIAGNGELLTFTQNNLGQFVTEPTSISVNENITSTNWWDSRGADGKNLDQSDFAHRSVDTLKDINNDAIPDLIVRFTQSSGVLDKSNDYEVYLGRDDSGKLTYLSKADTSIKSEGTLAQLDFVDLNNDDRHEVMASSFDISVSQIIGALLTGSVDQDVLIFALDSKQRYQQRISEQVQMKFSLSSGKSGAPVIKLADLDGDGAKELILSEDENQLKIFPGLKKGNILNKHSQILDIRLPNNGALITSDDLNLDGKAELIVRYASEDGADKQNRLLILEVK
- a CDS encoding SDR family oxidoreductase — its product is MSKTVVITGANRGIGFAFANLYKSRGEHVIALCRQSSPQLNNLGVRVIEDVDVATEQGLDNMVQALANLSIDILINNAGILRDETLSDFNTQTITEQFLVNALAPIQVCQKLQGNLHAASKIGLVTSRMGSIADNTSGGRYGYRMSKAALNIAAVSLAKDLEDKDIAVGIYHPGYVQTDMVNHGGDISASEAAQRLVGLIDNLSMENSGVFYHSNGDVLPW
- a CDS encoding GNAT family N-acetyltransferase — its product is MSNLPTLKSDYSVKTLFTQRLELRPAIAEDRQFIITLEKDPDLMLHVKEVLSDEEAEQFFKSILLPWQAKDMEWTMLIAVDKSTKQKIGCFSLRFVHEHSLNAEIGFLISPNNQNKGYASEGAMAVKEFLFNDIGMRRVCAFCNTGNIGSWKVMETIGLQREGLMRQEYRINDVWHDTYVYGEIRDAAISKL